The DNA window ACTCTGCGAAGAACATCTTGCCGTTCACGTCCTTGGCCATCATGAGATTGCGCCCGATAAGCGCCGGGCTGATGGGATGCGCTGCGTTGCACTGTTTTTCCAGGTCCAGGCAAAAAACATAAGAATCCTTCCAGACAAACTCCCCCCCTTTGTCGTTGATCGCCTTGAAGGCCTCCGCCGCGCCTTTAGTCTCCATCAATTGCGCCGCCGCCTCACACTTACCGATGCATTCCTCCTTGGTAGCCTTATCGGCTGCAAAAGCCGGAAATACCAAAGAAAACAGGGCCGCAACCACGGCTGCTTTGGGCAGCCATCCAAACATTTTTTTCATACTCCCTCCACTCTCAATGCTGCAGTAGCAAAAAAAGGCCGGCGCATTCATCGTCTGGCGCTATGGCCGGAACAAGCGTAGAAATAATACAATGGGGGGGCGCATCCGTAAAGGGAAAATTTATATTAACAAGAATTTCAGCATATAAGCGTAATCCGCGCCTCATATAAGATGGACTGCGAGGAGTTGGACAGTGTCTCTTTTTTGATTGTAAGATGGTTACTATCCAATCAAAAAGGTTTTGATTGATATTTATCTTTGATGAGCGGGACTATCAAACGGTCTTCACCGATAATCCGCGCTAAAAACGCCCGTAATCACGACTTGGGCGGTTTGTATCTTGGGCCGGATATCTGTTTTGAAATCATTGGGGACATCTCCAAAAGAGTTCCTTAAACTCAAAATCTGCGCAATTCATGAAACAAAATCCGCTTTACTCGGATAATGCATTATAATGATAAATTATTCTTTCAAGCGCATGAACCGCTCCCTCAAATCCTGTCAGTTCATCCTCGGGCGCATAGGACATGCTTGTTACAAACATCGTATACTCTTTTTTGTACAAATCATCCTCTTTCAGAATTTTTAATGTGTTCGCCAGTCTGTCAATAACAGACATATTCGCAATAATATCGCCGCCCCTTTGATTTTTATCTTGTTCCAAAGATTTTTTAGCTGAGGATACAAAATCATCTGATGCGTCTAAAATCATATTCTCCAGCGCAGCAAGGTCATGAAGATGTCGTATGATTGTGGGGTCATCTTTCTCATCCGCCCTGTCACGAACGAGGATACGCCACGTTAATGCACTTAATTTGTCGCCTGCCGTCTCTATAGCCGAGACGCAGTCAATTTCAAGCTCCGGGTCTGATTTTGCCATTTCAGACGCCATTGAACGTATACTCCGGCGTTCAAAAGGCCGATTAAGTTCCTTAAAAGACATCTCTAACTGAAGATGCGGTCTTAGGGATGCGGCATCCTAAAACCTGTCGTATTGAATAGGTATTTTGAAGAAACGATGGCTGTCGCCGCGCTGGATTTTATCTTCGTCAATATTGAAGCGCTCATCCCTTTGTATTGCAGAGACCAACTCCCTGCGAAAGGCTCTTCTTTGTCCAGCGGACAGCGAGACGCCCTCAGGAATAGTCAGTATAAAATCCAAATCCTCGGAAAATCGTTTTATCAGACCATAGCCTTTGGAGAGGCTGGTTCCGCCTGAAAATACAATTTTCACCTCTTTATCGCTTTTGAAATCAGATAGAAGGACAAGGAGTTGCACCGCGTACCAATCCTTCTCGATAAACGACGGATCAAGACCTAACTCTAAGGAAATATCCTGAATAACAGTTTTATCAACTGACTTTTTCAAAAGAGATATACCTTCCATTATAGCCAATACGCCGCACAATCCTGCCTTTGACGCCAATCACACGCCCGGTTGGAACTTGGGTTGTTTTCCCTGAATTATAAGCCCTCTCGGCGGATGATGGGACCACCTTAACGCCGAGTTTTTTCAGAAGCTCTTTTGCAAGTTCCGGCAGGGGCTTCTCCGGAACAACAGCGCCGCTAACGCTTGATCTTTTAGAGCGGGCGTAGGCCCCGTAACCCAGACTAACCAGGACCCCCTTTTTCACAAGCCCCCTCAAAATGCGTCCGACCTGATCGTAGCCGCCAATATCCTTGAAATCATCACGCACAAAAACAGGCGTCTTACTACGCTTCACGCGGTAGGTTATCTTGCTCTCTAAGGTGTTTTTTACCGGCACGGCCGCCTCCTTCCAAAAATACGACATCTACACTTTCAAATATACGACAGTACTAAATTGATTTCAAGCTAAAAATATATTGTATATCAATATATTATATTAAACTTGTAAACTCGTCGAAATATATTATTTCAAAAAATAAGTATGTGCTTTCTGACAGGAAATTCCATAATTTTTGGGACATCCCAGAATAATCCACTAACCATGAACTTCGAGCAGGGAGGTCTGACTCAACAATCCAGATGGACGCCCCAAAAAAACCCATAGAAAATTTTTCATAAATGGCAGGATTATCAAACAATCTTCACCGATAATCTGCGCGAAAAACGCCCTGATTCACGACTTGGGCGGTTTGTACCGGGGGCCGGTCAATTGCTTGGGGGAAAGCTGATACAGCAGGCTTCCCGCCCCCAGGGTGAGCCTGGGCAGCAGGGATTTCTGGATGCCTTTCAGCTCCTCGATCCGCTCGGCCGCGTAGGCCAGGACGTCCTTGGAAGGCGGTTTATGACCGTAGCGCTCCTTGAGGCTGATGGCTTTGGTCTTGCCGCATTTGGGGACGCACAGGCCGCAGCCGATGCATCGGGTGTGGTCGATGACCGCCTTGTCGTCCACCAGGGAGAGGGCCTCCATGGGGCAGATTTCCACGCACTGGTTGCAGCCGATGCATTTATCCGCGTCCACGCTGGCCTCAAAATGGCTTTTGGCGATGATGGTGGGGATGTTGTATTCCTTGAGGATGCGCATGACGCCGCAGCAGCAGGTGCAGCACGAGCACACCTGCATGGGGTCTTCCAGGTTGTCCACCATGTTCACCAGGCCCGCTTCCACGGCGGCGGCTTTGGCGTCCAGGAATTCCTCCCGGGAAACCCTTCGGGCGATATTTTTGTCTATAGCCATGTCCGCCAGCCAGCCCATGGCCGAACACGCGTGCATGGCCCGTCCGCACCCCTGCCCCAGGTATTCCTGATGCGTCCGGCAGGCGCACACGTCCACCAGGGAGAAGCTCCGGTTCCGTTCCACGATTTCAGAATACCTGTCCGTGGCCAGGGGCATGACGCCCGTGGTGGACTCCAGGGATTTTTCAATGGGCACGATTCGGCCGAAGCGCAGGTCTTTTCCCTTGGCCTTGTCCTTAAAATAGAGCATGTATTCGTGGTACACGTCTTCAAACAATCTGGCGAATTCCCTGTAAAAAGGAGCATTTTCGGCATCGCTTTTGCTCCGGATCATCTGGGATTCAAATATGCCGGGCGCCAAAGGAAGGAGATTGTAAACGGGAACCCCGGCCATGGTCAGGCGCAAGATCATAAACCGGTCTCCCAGGTCCTCCAAAATGGGCCGCACCGTCTCCAAAGGCAGGTTGGCATACCGGGCCACGGTCTTGGCCGGCTTGGGCGCAAAGGACAGGGCGTTCAACACCTTCGCCTCCTGTTCGTCGAATAAAAACTTGACCAAAGCCAGCAGGGAATCGGTTACAAGCACGTTAGGAAACATGCTTTTAAAAACGAATTTCTCGGCCAGGGACCGGTATATTTTCAAGCTGCTCATCGCAATCTCCTATTTAAACGAAAACAACCATTGCAGCGTCCCTTTTTTCAAGCCGATGGCGGCTTCCGGGCAAATTTCCATGCAGCAGAAGCAACGGATGCATTTTCGATAGTCAAAAACCGGCGTTTTTTTGCCCTCCCGGGGCTTGGAGATGGCTTCCGCCGGACAGGTTTTCATGCATTGATAGCATAAAACGCATTTTTCCGGGTTTGGGGCCGGTTTTTCCACCAGCCAGTTTTTTACCGTTTTGGACGTCAGGGGCCACACCACTCCGCCGTAAACGGTGTTTTTCGGCGGCGTAAACCGGCATGCCAAATCCTGAATGCTTTCCCCCAGCACCTGGATGTCATCCGGCGAGTTGGGGCCGAAATCCCTCTTAAAGCCCTGCACCAGGGTATACGCCTTATCGGCATCCAGGCCCGCGGTCTTTACCGCAACCCAGTCCACGGCGATGGCGTCCTCTCCGGCGATGACCACGCCCCAATCCCTGGGCGAGCCCGTAGGCCCCGGCCCCTCCCCTTCCATGGAGCGCACGCCGTCTACAATATGAAAGATTCTCCTGCCGTCCCCCAATCCGTACTTCAGGCCGCCGTAAAGGTCCAGCAAATAATCGGCGAAATCCATCTGGTCGGGCACGCGCATGTGCATCCGGGATTTTTTCAAACCGGGAATCGTCCCGAACCAATGCTTTACCGCGCCGGTTACGTAGGAATAGGAATGGGTCTTGAATTTCACCAGATTCAGGATGACGTCCGCCTCAAAATAGGCGGCGGAAATATCAATGGTCCGGTACAGCTTGGCGTGCTCCCAGTGCAAGGGCCGGGTGGGGACCGGATCGGCGACTTCAATGCCCAGTTCCTCCACAATGGGGCCGTAGCCAGCCTTTTTAAGCGTATTTTCCAGGGAGAAAAAATTGGGGTTTTCAATCAAAACCGGATGGCCGCCGTAATCTTTGACGATGGACGCAACCGCCCGAAAAAACACGGGATGAGTGACCACGCATTTATCCGGATGGCTGGGCATCAACAGATTGGGCTTCAGGGCGACCCTCAAACCGCCCAATGAAGAAAGATCGAATCCGGCCGCCGTCACTCCCCTTGCGACGACATCCTTCAAGGTTTCGAAATCATACTCCTTACACCGCATCAAGGCCACTATAGTCTTCAAGCTGTTCTCCTTTGTCAGGAGGCGTCTCCCCTCCCCGTCAAAACATGGATGGAATCATTCAACACCTGCTCAAAATCAAAACCGGACTGGACGCTTCGGGCCGAGGCCAGGGTCAGTTCCGCCACGCCGGTGATCATGCTCCAAATAATAGGTATGGCGCGGGCGGGGTCCAGGCCGTTCAGCATGGGCGCCATTGCCGGGCGCGCCAGGATAAAATGTATCTTCTCCAGGATTCGGCCCAGCAGGGTATTCAACTCTTCCATAAGATCGGGATTGACGTCCTTCGTCTTGTCGCCCTGCTCGTAAAAATACCCCATTGCGCTGATGTATCTTCCGCATTGCAGGTAATAGTCCTTGTAATCATGCGCCATGGCTTTAAAAGCCTTTACCGGGTCAGGCTCCTGGATTCTTTCCTCAAAAACCGCGTCCAAGGCCGCAAGATGCCTAAGAAGAATGCTTAAAAGCAGTTCCTCCTTGTTCTTGAAATACACATAGATGGAGCCCACGGAAAGCCCTGCGGCCTTGGCCACGCTGCGAATGGCCACCCCGTCGATCCCCTTGGCCGTAAGGATTTCCTCCGCCGTGTCCGTAATGGCCTGCCTGCGATCTTCCTTTTGCGATTTGCGTAATTCCCTGAATCGTTTGACGGTCACAAAAAATCTCCAAAAATTGAAATATCCCCTACACCCCAAGCCCTACGATGAAATCCGGCCGGGGCGGAGGCGCTTTTTCCGCACACCGAACCATGCTAATGGCTTCCTGGGGACACACCGTAGCGCAGTTGCCGCACCCAATGCAATATTCCCCGGCGATTACGGCGGCGTCCCCGTCCAGGGAGATGGCCGCCACCTGGCACCTGTCCAGGCACTCGCCGCATCCTATGCAAAGATCGCCGTCTATTCTGGCGGCGAAATTGGAAGGATACACCATGCGCACGCCCCGGTATTTTTTCATCTTGATCATAAAGTCGCAGCAGCATCCGCAGCAATTGCAAAGCACAATGTTGTCGCCGTCGAAATTGCTCACATTGTGCACCAGCCCGGCTTTTTCGCTGGCTTCCAAAATTTCCATGCACTCCTCCCGGGTGGCCCTGGAGGCGAAGCCGCGATCCACCACATAATCCGCCGCGCTTCCGAAATACAAACAGGTGTGGGAAGGCGCGTCCTTCACCTTGCAGGGATCTCCCGTCAACTTGGCCTGCTGCCTGCAATGACAGACTGCGGCGGCGAACGAGCTTTCGGCCTTGATAACCTCGGCCACCCTTTCGTAAGGCTGAACCCCGGACTCCAACGGCAACTCCTGCTCAACCGTCAGGGTGCGCAGGGCCGGCTTGATCACACGGCGAGCCTTTTCCGGCATCATGAAAAGCCCTTTGACCGCTTCCTCCACCCCGTCCAGCATTTTCTTGATCAATTTTGCCTGGCGAACCTCGACTGCATCCTCCCTGCCGCGCATGAGTTGCAGCTCAATCAAGCCGGGCATGAACGGAGGCAAAGAATACTCCCGCACGCCCGAATCCTTGTCCTTGGAAAAAACCAGACCCTTATCCGCCATGGATTCCAGCATAGCCCGCAATTCCTCCGGTTCCCTCTCCATAGCTTCCGCCAAAGCCTCCACCGGATGGGAGCCCAAGGGAAAATCGGCGCCTACTTGCGCCTCCTCCTCATTGAATATGGATTGCAGAAACCCCAGAACCTCCGGCACCAGCGGCATTCTTGTAGGATTTTTGTTCAGCCTTTCTCCCAGCCTGGTGTATACGTCCTCTTTCATACTCCCCCTTGGCGCCTGTAATGGGCTGTTGGATGATTGAAAAAAACAGCGCAACATTGGAAATCACGCAAATTTTCGTTGACGACATGAACTATGTTCATTATCATGGACTATGTTCAAAAAAATATCAACCCTTTTCCCGCCCCAGGAGAACGCCTATGACTGCATACCCGGATCAAGCTCTTAAGCAAGCCCAGGACGGCCTGAAAAAAATCATGGTCCAGTGGGCTGCAACCAAAACCTGCGACCAGGATAAAGCCCGCACACTCAGGGAGCAGGCGGCGGCGGCCAATTATCTCAGGTATCGGCGCAGCATCCCCTGTTTCGCCAAGGTCTGCAGCATGGCCGGCATGAATGGCGACAGCCCCGGCCTGGACCAAATCATCGAACATTGCATGATACCCGACGACATCTTCAAATCCTATCCCCAGGGCCTCTTGGACGACAGGGATTTCCAGGGCATGAACCGCTGGCTGGCCAAGGTGGGCGACATAGGCCCCTCCCAGGCTGCGGGCAAAGCCCGGAACATGGACCAGTGGCTGGATCTTCTGAAAAAAGAAGGAATCCACCTGGTTTTTTCCTCGGGCACGTCCGGGAATATGTCTTTCGTTCCCAGGGACGAAAACACCTGGCGGCATTTTTTAAAAAATTCGCTGCTATATACGCCCATGACGGCCGCGGACCAGGGGGTGATCCCCTCCTGGAAAAAGCTGGCTTTGAAACTGCTCTGCCAAAATATGGAGCCTGACGCCCTGCTGAGCCTGACCGATCGCTACGGCCGTCTGATTTTTAGGGATTTCGACGGATACTTCTGCAATTTTTCAGGCGGCGCCCAGGGCATTCAGCTTGTGGGCCAGGAACTGGCCAAGTATTGCCGCAACGCTTTTTTTCTATATGACGCGCCTTTATCGCCCATGGCTGTGCGAGGCATCATCCGGGGGGCGACGGCTCCGGAGGAGCAGGCGGTCATCGACGCCTTTTTAAAAACCACGGTTCACGACAAAAAAGCCAATTATCATCGCATGCTAAGCGCCTTGGAAAAATCCTCCAAACGGGGGCGGAAGGCCATTATTTTTGGAACTCCATATTTATTGCTGGAAATTTGCCAGGAGGTCAAGGCCCGTAAGCTGAATTTGCGCTTAAAAAAGGGCAGCGCCGTGTTTTTCGGGGGAGGCTGGAAATCCTTTGACGGCAACCGCATTCCCGAAGAGGAGCTTCTGGAACTCATCGGCGAAAGCCTGGGCATAGAGCGCAATTTCATCGCGGAAGGCTACTCCATGACGGAAATCCAGGGGCTTATGCTGCGCTGCCCGGAGGGGCGCTATCACATCCCGCCTCATTTTGAAACCGTCATCCTGGATCCTGGGCTTAGGCCTTTGGGCGGAGACGACGTGACAGGGACTTTGGGAATTATCGATCCCTTCGCCGAAAGCTATCCCGGTTTTCTGATTACCGGGGACCATGTACGGCGCGTAAATGAGCCGTGCCCCTGCGGCCGGGGCGGGCCAGCCATCATTTCCATTGCAAGAAGTCCGGGAAGGGAGGTCAAAGGATGCGGGGGCATTATGGCCAAAATCAACGCCTGATGAACGACCATGGAGGGGATCATGAAAGACGACTTAAAGGAAGAAGGCTGGCGCCTTGTCGATTCGAATATGCAAGATCTTTGCGCCAAATTTGACCTGTTGCACTCCGGCGAAAACAACGTCATGCGGCTCCCATTCTTAATCAAGGGGAGCCTTCGCACGCCCGCCCGGGTAGATTTTGACGACATACTCCGGGCCTTTGATGCGGCGGAAAAAGTTGCGCCGGCAGGGGCTTTCATCAGCCATGCGCAATTGGAAAAGGCTCAGGTATTGCGGGAGCCCGTCATCAACCGCAAAACCATGCGCCCGACCGGCGCCTATCAATATTCGGTCATGCCAATTTTCTCGCCCCGGGAGGTTTTGGAAAACGACTTTTCCGCCCTGTGCGCGTTGTACAACACGCCCTTTCAGGAGATCCTGGAGCTTTTAAAAAGCCTTGGGGCCTTGTTCGCGCAGGAAAAAACCTTTCTGGACTCCCTCCGGGACCTCACGATCCAAACGGCCCAGTTGCCGAACCAATGGCATAACCTGGGATTCGACGCCCTAAACATACTGATCGATCCTCATTCCGCGAAAGCCACGGTGGATAAGGACCTTGGCGTATGGGGACTGGCGGGTTCACGCTTTTTGGACGGCTGGGTGGAATTGCCCGGCGCCGCGGTCCTGCCTGCTCCCGTGCATTTGATTGCAGCCCAGGCCCTGGGGGCAAAGGCCCCTGCCTGGGAAAGCCGCAAGCCGTCCATGCGGGCCATGCCCACCCGGCAACTGCACATCACGGCAGGCAACGCGCCCCAGATTCCTTTTATATCGGCTTTGCGGGCCATCCTCACCAAATCGGCGGCGGTGATCAAATCCCCATACGGGGCCACCCTGCCCGGCGCATTGTTGTCTCTGGGGCTTCCGGCGGCAGCCCCGGACCATCCCATAACAAGGCATTTGTCCATCGTATACTGGCCGGGAGGAGAGACCGCCGTGGAAGACGCCTTTTTCGCGCCCAACTCATTTGACAGGATTGTGGTGTGGGGAGCGCCTGACGCCGTGGAATCGGTCAAAAAGCGGGCCTTATTCACCAAGGTGCTCACCTTCAATCCGCGCTACGGGGTTTCCATGATCGGCCGGGAAGCCTTTGCTGAAAGCCTGGAAGACCTGGCGGCCGCGGCCGTCGCGGACTCTCTGGTCGCCAATCAAAAAGCCTGCATCGCCTCCCAGATCCACTACATAGAAGCAGACGAGGACCAAGCCAGATTATACGCCCAAGCCCTGCAAAGGACGCTGGCCGCCTTTGACCGGGCGTCCCCCAACTATGTGGACCCGTTTTTCGTCGGAGAGATCAAACGGGTCATGCGCGGCGTGCTCATTGACGGAGATTGGTTCGTGAACAGCGAGGAGGGCCGTTTTTGTTCCGGGGTCGTCCTGGTGGACAGGGAAATTCCACTCTCCGCCGTCACCATGCAACGCATGATCATTGTCCGAAGGCTGGATAGGCTGGAAAGCGCCCTGCCCTATTTGCATCCCGGCGTTTCCACGGTCAGCATGGCGCCCCTTTCCGTAAAGGAGCGGCTGCAGGATGAAATCGCCGCCCGGGGAGTCAGCAACATTGTGGATCTGGGCCATAGCGGGACCATGTTTCCGGGTATGAGCCATGACGGTATGATGGCCTTAAGCGAACTTGTGGACTGGAAAAACGGCTGAACCGCCGGAAAGGGCTCCGACCATGCAATCATCCTCCATCCTGGCTCAACCTTTAAAAATTGGAGAACTGACCGCCGACGGCCGGGTGTTCAAGACGGCCACATCCGAAACCCGCGCGACCGAGGACGGATTCGTCTCCGACGAACTGTTGGATTTTTACCGGCCCATAGCCCAGGCCGGCACGCCCCTCATCATCACCGGCAATCTTTACGTGACCGAGGAAGGCAAGTCCACCTACCGCATGTGCGGCGCCGACCATGTGGACAAGATCAAAGGCCTGAGCCAATGGGCGGACCTTGTCCACTGCCAGGGCGGCCTGCTGTTCGGGCAAATCAACCATTGCGGCAGGCAGGTTATGGCCAGGGCCATGGGCCTGGACTCCGCCGTTTCCGCCTCCGACGTGAAGGAAAAGGTCATGGGCGTCAAGCCCAGGCCTCTTACGCAGCGGGAAATCAAACAGGCGGCGGAAGATTACGTGCGCTCCGCCGAAATCTGCGAACAAGCCGGGTTTGACGGCGTGCAAATCCATGCCGGCCACGGATACCTTATCAACCAGTTTCTCACGCCCTACACCAATCGCCGGGACGACCAATACGGCGGGAGTTTTGTCAAACGCCTACGCCTGCTTTTGGAAATTTATTGGGGAATCCGGGAGCGCACCAACCTGACCGTCATCATGAAAATCAACGGCGCCGACTATTTGCCGGGCAGGCAGGGCCTGTCTACCGCTCAACTGGTGGAAGTCGCCCGCATTCTGCAAGAGGAAGGGTTGGACGCCTTAGAGGTCACGGTGGGGCATTATGAGTCGGGATTCCCCATGATCCGGGGGAATTTCGGACCGTTCTTCAAAGGATTGATGGAAGAAGGCATA is part of the Desulfatibacillum aliphaticivorans DSM 15576 genome and encodes:
- a CDS encoding cache domain-containing protein gives rise to the protein MKKMFGWLPKAAVVAALFSLVFPAFAADKATKEECIGKCEAAAQLMETKGAAEAFKAINDKGGEFVWKDSYVFCLDLEKQCNAAHPISPALIGRNLMMAKDVNGKMFFAEFISVAVNQGEGWVSYMWPKPGDQGPSPKITYVKKVPNQPYAMCAGIYE
- a CDS encoding DUF6088 family protein, yielding MPVKNTLESKITYRVKRSKTPVFVRDDFKDIGGYDQVGRILRGLVKKGVLVSLGYGAYARSKRSSVSGAVVPEKPLPELAKELLKKLGVKVVPSSAERAYNSGKTTQVPTGRVIGVKGRIVRRIGYNGRYISFEKVS
- a CDS encoding 4Fe-4S binding protein, yielding MSSLKIYRSLAEKFVFKSMFPNVLVTDSLLALVKFLFDEQEAKVLNALSFAPKPAKTVARYANLPLETVRPILEDLGDRFMILRLTMAGVPVYNLLPLAPGIFESQMIRSKSDAENAPFYREFARLFEDVYHEYMLYFKDKAKGKDLRFGRIVPIEKSLESTTGVMPLATDRYSEIVERNRSFSLVDVCACRTHQEYLGQGCGRAMHACSAMGWLADMAIDKNIARRVSREEFLDAKAAAVEAGLVNMVDNLEDPMQVCSCCTCCCGVMRILKEYNIPTIIAKSHFEASVDADKCIGCNQCVEICPMEALSLVDDKAVIDHTRCIGCGLCVPKCGKTKAISLKERYGHKPPSKDVLAYAAERIEELKGIQKSLLPRLTLGAGSLLYQLSPKQLTGPRYKPPKS
- a CDS encoding DUF362 domain-containing protein translates to MKTIVALMRCKEYDFETLKDVVARGVTAAGFDLSSLGGLRVALKPNLLMPSHPDKCVVTHPVFFRAVASIVKDYGGHPVLIENPNFFSLENTLKKAGYGPIVEELGIEVADPVPTRPLHWEHAKLYRTIDISAAYFEADVILNLVKFKTHSYSYVTGAVKHWFGTIPGLKKSRMHMRVPDQMDFADYLLDLYGGLKYGLGDGRRIFHIVDGVRSMEGEGPGPTGSPRDWGVVIAGEDAIAVDWVAVKTAGLDADKAYTLVQGFKRDFGPNSPDDIQVLGESIQDLACRFTPPKNTVYGGVVWPLTSKTVKNWLVEKPAPNPEKCVLCYQCMKTCPAEAISKPREGKKTPVFDYRKCIRCFCCMEICPEAAIGLKKGTLQWLFSFK
- a CDS encoding TetR/AcrR family transcriptional regulator, producing the protein MTVKRFRELRKSQKEDRRQAITDTAEEILTAKGIDGVAIRSVAKAAGLSVGSIYVYFKNKEELLLSILLRHLAALDAVFEERIQEPDPVKAFKAMAHDYKDYYLQCGRYISAMGYFYEQGDKTKDVNPDLMEELNTLLGRILEKIHFILARPAMAPMLNGLDPARAIPIIWSMITGVAELTLASARSVQSGFDFEQVLNDSIHVLTGRGDAS
- a CDS encoding 4Fe-4S dicluster-binding protein; the encoded protein is MKEDVYTRLGERLNKNPTRMPLVPEVLGFLQSIFNEEEAQVGADFPLGSHPVEALAEAMEREPEELRAMLESMADKGLVFSKDKDSGVREYSLPPFMPGLIELQLMRGREDAVEVRQAKLIKKMLDGVEEAVKGLFMMPEKARRVIKPALRTLTVEQELPLESGVQPYERVAEVIKAESSFAAAVCHCRQQAKLTGDPCKVKDAPSHTCLYFGSAADYVVDRGFASRATREECMEILEASEKAGLVHNVSNFDGDNIVLCNCCGCCCDFMIKMKKYRGVRMVYPSNFAARIDGDLCIGCGECLDRCQVAAISLDGDAAVIAGEYCIGCGNCATVCPQEAISMVRCAEKAPPPRPDFIVGLGV
- a CDS encoding acyl-CoA reductase, giving the protein MKDDLKEEGWRLVDSNMQDLCAKFDLLHSGENNVMRLPFLIKGSLRTPARVDFDDILRAFDAAEKVAPAGAFISHAQLEKAQVLREPVINRKTMRPTGAYQYSVMPIFSPREVLENDFSALCALYNTPFQEILELLKSLGALFAQEKTFLDSLRDLTIQTAQLPNQWHNLGFDALNILIDPHSAKATVDKDLGVWGLAGSRFLDGWVELPGAAVLPAPVHLIAAQALGAKAPAWESRKPSMRAMPTRQLHITAGNAPQIPFISALRAILTKSAAVIKSPYGATLPGALLSLGLPAAAPDHPITRHLSIVYWPGGETAVEDAFFAPNSFDRIVVWGAPDAVESVKKRALFTKVLTFNPRYGVSMIGREAFAESLEDLAAAAVADSLVANQKACIASQIHYIEADEDQARLYAQALQRTLAAFDRASPNYVDPFFVGEIKRVMRGVLIDGDWFVNSEEGRFCSGVVLVDREIPLSAVTMQRMIIVRRLDRLESALPYLHPGVSTVSMAPLSVKERLQDEIAARGVSNIVDLGHSGTMFPGMSHDGMMALSELVDWKNG
- a CDS encoding tRNA-dihydrouridine synthase; protein product: MQSSSILAQPLKIGELTADGRVFKTATSETRATEDGFVSDELLDFYRPIAQAGTPLIITGNLYVTEEGKSTYRMCGADHVDKIKGLSQWADLVHCQGGLLFGQINHCGRQVMARAMGLDSAVSASDVKEKVMGVKPRPLTQREIKQAAEDYVRSAEICEQAGFDGVQIHAGHGYLINQFLTPYTNRRDDQYGGSFVKRLRLLLEIYWGIRERTNLTVIMKINGADYLPGRQGLSTAQLVEVARILQEEGLDALEVTVGHYESGFPMIRGNFGPFFKGLMEEGIGPQLPWFRRFGITCFRHPLAYIFDHIWPAQEGFNLHYAREFKKKLSIPVICVGGFLTREHMEEAIDGGACDAVSVGRAMIADPCLFRNILNGENGPKCSFCNACIARAGRLPVDCYDPEVNPVQQQSCRKIP